DNA sequence from the Lycium barbarum isolate Lr01 chromosome 5, ASM1917538v2, whole genome shotgun sequence genome:
GTTCTCAGTGACAACACCAATGGGTATATTATTGGGTATGATTATTTTCTCAATGACAGGGTACGATGATTCAAGCCCAAATGCATTAATCCTTGAAGGTTTATTGGGATCATTATCTTCTGGTATACTCATATACATGGCCCTTGTTGATCTTATTGCTCTTGATTTTTTCCACAACAAATTGATGAGTGGCCAACCATTCTTGAAAAAAGTATCTTTTGTAGCTCTTGTTCTTGGCTCTACATCTATGTCAATCCTTGCTCTTTGGGCTTGAAATAGTAATTAATAAACTTGTGTACCCTTTGCTACTTGGAGTTGGAACTAGAAACTTAGTTTTTGTCATTAATTTTGTCCTTGTGTTTTTCAGACAAACATAGATACCTCGGCGaggaaaaatgaaataatagaaaaTTTCAAAATTATCTACACAAAAATGTGTCATGCGTACATTAAGTAATATATTgagacaaaaaaacaaaaaaaaaattgtaggtaGTCCACCATCCCAGAGTTAACTACATGGACTGAAATATGGAGTACTATAAGTTGAGTGATAATAATAATTTTGTAATCGATTGATCACAATCACAAATTTTATGATTGACTTGTTTTTGGTTATCATTCGATGTTCGGTACCAATCTTGAGACTCGATAAAATTGGATATGCCCCGAAAAGTCCAGTTTGGGGATAGAGCATTTCCTATTAAAGATGACTCCATACCCAAAACTCAAATTCAAAATCTTTAAAAAAGGAGTACTTACCAATTTCACCATAATCTTTGGTGGTGACAACATATTCCGTTTTGACGGTGACAACATATTCCGTTTTGACAAGAACAACACGTATTCAAGAAGAGCTCATAAATGAGTAAAATCATGAGATTTAATGTGATGAAAACTAAAACTAGCTAGGAAGCCAAAAGAATatacaaaaaccaaaatattcgAAACTATATATTCAAGTACAAAGAATTCTACAACATGAAAGAATAACACCATTTATCAAAAGAACTTGCTACCGTTAACTAAGCTAAAAACTAGTCGTTGTACAATAAGATAAAAGGTACTTTCCTAGAGCCCGTTttgattggcttataagttgttttcagcttttttgagtgtttgactggccagcttaaagtcattttgtgcaaaaaataagcccaaaaaaataattggacccgtttggcttagcttatctaaagcagcttataagccgaaaaaaataagttagcctaccccaactttttttttttttttttttgtacttatAAGCTAGAaactgtttccagcttataagctgcttattttaagcccatctAAACAGGCTCCTACTCTTCTATAGGATCTCTTTTCATCTCTCACTCTGATGACACCATATCTTGAAGAAGTCCATGATCTATATCCGACGAGGAAGAAGTCCAGAACCTTGTTTCTTGGAGTGAATTATTTAAAGGTAAAGTTGTAGTAGGGAGTGGTTGCTTCTGCCACGAACCGCCACCATATGTGGTGGTTCGTGGAAGAACACCGACGTACCCACGAGGCATCACGGGGCATGGATGTGTGTGTGTACCTTCATAAGTTGTAACAACTACTGAAGGATCTTGAATTGACCTTTCCACCCTCTTCTTTACACCACATGATGCAGTTGTGCAACGATAGTAGCTCCTACATGCACAAGAAATTAATGAATTTCACATTTACATTTTAGTCGTAACAAAACATAGACTAGATActtgaagaaaggaaaaaaaagtaaTATTTCAAAAGCAAGAAAGAAAAATCTCCCATTAAGATAAATTACAATCCCCCGTTTCATCTGACCAGTGTTTCACCCCCAACTGTTCGGGACCGATCAATTGGCCAGGAGGTATTCTGCACCCCTTTTTTACGGGGGCCCACATCAGATAGAGCCTAGGCCTGGCTCTAACACCATGTCAAATTAGGCCTTGGGCCTAACTCACACCCTAAAAGTTAGCTCAAAGGGAGGAGGATTGCCCAACCCTTATAAAGAGCCCAGGGTTCTCGTCCGTCACCGATGTGGTATGTTCTCTTCACCAGGTTGCATTTATCTATTATTGTCGCATCTGACATGTCTCACTACTAAGATTACAAATCTCATATTTTAAGGATGTTTACACATAAATATCCTTTGGGTGACTTGATAGTGAAAAAACTTATTTACATAACCAATATATATGTATAGCAAAAACTCGATCGATAATATATACTGACAACGTTTATGATTTGAATTCTTTTTCGATCAATAAATTGACTGGCTTAGAGCCTAAGACATGCATAAGCAAATACTGAAACATTTCCTCCGTTTGTATGTTTACATATAAGTGTGAATGTACCTTGGAAAGGGACTTTTTTTTACTGCTTTCTGGCCATATTTCCTCCATCTAAAACCATCATCCAAATGATCAATTTCACTCTTCGTCATGAATGCAAATCTTGgctctctttccttcttttggttCTTCTTAATAGGTTTTAACCTAAACCAACAAAAACCCATCATTTTTTGCCCGAAGGGGAAAACATTAAATGAACATGAAATTGTTAAAGGAAAAATCCAGAAAGCAACATACATAATCAGATGATGTGTGCGTGCGTGTATATATCAAAAACCAACCAGGCTTCCTTCCAAGGATTTGTTAGCTAAAACTGTTGAAGatataacttttaaaaaaaaaaaagggtgtgcGTTTTTGACATTTTAAACTTTTAGATGAGCTGGTTGCATATAATAGTTTAACATTGTATTCATCAGAGCAAGCATTAGTCTTGTGTTCAAATTTCAACGCCCATTTTATCAAAAAGAACTTTTACGAGAGCTTGACTGATAAAAGAGTGAGAGGTTgaagatataattaagtaaattaaAGTGTAAAATAATCCGCACGCTTGAAGAGGGAggtcacaacaacaacaacatatccgaTGTGATCCCCACAAGTGGGTGGAgtatacacagaccttacccAAGTAAATAAAGTAAGCTCTCAGTAACATTTCAACCTTTTACATGAGGTTCAACAAAATTAAAGCCTCCTAGTCCATTGAATTTTCTACTTCCTACATTTCCATCTATGTAAATTTGTTTGACTTGACACTAAATTcaagaaagaaataattttttaaaaaattcgtGTTCTTAAACATATCATAACTTAACAAAAAACACTTCTCATTAAGCATTTTGAATAAAATTGTTTCCAGGTTTCAAAAAAAAGTCATTCTTTTTAATCAAATGGACTAAAAAATAAATAGTCACACATAACTACGCAGTGAGATATAAAAGAAGCAATTTTTTTGTCCATAAAGAAGCAAAATTTAAGCTTACTGTTTCTTGTACTTGTCTTCATCTTGCTCTTCATCATGTTGTTTGTTTACTGTGTTAATCTGCTGATTATCATCAGTAGCTTCAGTTGATGATGAAGAAATTGATGATAAATTAGGGGTCACAGGAATATTAATCAACTCATTTGATGATTCTTGAAATGTGGAAGTAATGATTGGAGATATTGGATTAACAATAGGTTGTGGTTCATGAGGTGGCATCATTAGCAAATCAAAAATGGAACTAGTAGTTGTACTAGTATAATCACAATCTTGATGAACATCAAACACAGTTTCTAATAACAACCCTAATGAATAATCTTTTTCAAGACTATCAAAGATGTTTGGATTATTGAGAAATGTAGAATTTCCAATTGAAGAGTACTCTGTTTCTAGATTATTTTCCTGCTCCATGAACTTGATGATAAGCACTAGAATTGTTGTTTAGATTTTTAGAGAGAATAATGAGAGGGGTTTTAGGATTTTTGAAGTGTGAAGAGTACTCTTTGTGTTTATATTATGGAAAAAATAAAACAGGATACCCTAAGGTGGCTAGTGTAAAAAAGGTATTTCCACCTAGGAGTTTGAGGTTGACTGGAAAATGCCGGTGGACGACTATGTTCAAGCGgcaaataaatataaaattagaCATGTCCAAGTTCACAAGATTTTCTTTTGGCTTAATACATTAATAACTCCTTAAACTTGCCAGCAAATTTCATTTATACATTCGAACTAAGATTTGTTTCAATTGAACACCCGAacatataataaaaaaaatcgaTTAGACACTTTTGGTTCAAAATTTAAAAAACTTTTGTGCATGATCTCAAGCGTGTATTAAGTAGTTAAattaaccacataaaatatgtGGTCTCGTTTAAGTATACACATCAGCTTCAATTGAAAAAATCTGAGGTTTTACGGTTTATTTGAGGCAAATgcatataattaaaatataagtgTTTAACTTATCTACGTAATAGATGTTTGAAAATTCA
Encoded proteins:
- the LOC132640326 gene encoding probable WRKY transcription factor 48 — protein: MEQENNLETEYSSIGNSTFLNNPNIFDSLEKDYSLGLLLETVFDVHQDCDYTSTTTSSIFDLLMMPPHEPQPIVNPISPIITSTFQESSNELINIPVTPNLSSISSSSTEATDDNQQINTVNKQHDEEQDEDKYKKQLKPIKKNQKKEREPRFAFMTKSEIDHLDDGFRWRKYGQKAVKKSPFPRSYYRCTTASCGVKKRVERSIQDPSVVVTTYEGTHTHPCPVMPRGYVGVLPRTTTYGGGSWQKQPLPTTTLPLNNSLQETRFWTSSSSDIDHGLLQDMVSSE